From Mytilus galloprovincialis chromosome 9, xbMytGall1.hap1.1, whole genome shotgun sequence, the proteins below share one genomic window:
- the LOC143046666 gene encoding uncharacterized protein LOC143046666, with product MKRLSMPTLNTDNSAYTTVKSVGKDIPINNFNTETVTNLTMKSNEQGSSTQNVNGGNASHTVLHPIRPVSSPKYATSTKTKSARLGTSTGRANNENAAYTAVKLIRHIPSNEVDINTGIETKSEYHHLDFTLKSDEKCVIDGNEHNRTKQKENDMVYEDPWDEETSKFQRAFSQIRQGMVHRGRSIRKSILKRQSRIRGNDAYTVTELSVDNFVYDSPKAEIAKEDVAENIIERKDMHNKEEAMDGVSQCTLRNKVNRQTKCVQPDTRRSSVKLTFQRMFSLKTFKTPASFQKSDNTSTPDDCL from the coding sequence ATGAAGAGATTATCCATGCCAACATTAAACACTGACAATTCTGCATATACAACAGTCAAATCAGTTGGAAAGGATATACCAATAAACAACTTCAACACTGAAACCGTTACAAATTTAACGATGAAATCAAACGAACAGGGTTCATCAACACAAAACGTAAACGGTGGAAATGCTTCACATACTGTTCTTCATCCTATCAGACCGGTTTCATCACCAAAATATGCGACATCTACAAAAACGAAATCAGCCAGGCTAGGTACTTCAACAGGCAGAGCAAACAATGAAAATGCTGCATATACAGCAGTGAAGTTAATCAGACATATACCATCTAACGAAGTAGACATTAATACTGGCATTGAAACTAAAAGTGAGTACCATCACCTAGATTTTACTTTGAAATCTGACGAGAAATGTGTCATAGATGGGAATGAGCATAATAGGACTAAGCAGAAGGAAAACGATATGGTATATGAAGATCCATGGGACGAAGAAACCTCAAAGTTTCAAAGAGCTTTCTCTCAAATAAGACAGGGCATGGTACACAGAGGAAGAAGTATACGGAAATCAATATTGAAAAGACAATCACGAATACGTGGAAACGATGCGTATACTGTTACAGAATTAAGTGTGGATAATTTTGTATATGATTCGCCCAAAGCTGAAATTGCAAAAGAAGATGTAGCAGAAAATATAATTGAAAGAAAAGACATGCACAACAAAGAAGAAGCGATGGATGGTGTTAGTCAATGCACACTACGGAACAAAGTTAATCGCCAAACGAAATGTGTTCAACCAGACACACGAAGGTCTTCAGTGAAACTGACATTCCAAAGGATGTTCtcattgaaaacatttaaaacaccAGCTTCCTTTCAAAAATCTGACAATACAAGTACCCCCGATGACTGTTTGTAA